The proteins below are encoded in one region of Neoasaia chiangmaiensis:
- a CDS encoding cupin has product MQRRTFNTVLAGLGLSLGQGRVRAVAATPVRVEHFILQPNGWVPNNQTLPVIVYRNALPVSGDDPASAFEDLFQRNGWPPQWRNGVYSFHHYHTIGHEVLGFSGGSARLMLGGPDAREVAVRAGDIVLLPAGTGHQKITSDEDFAVVGAYPPEQGFDIVRAAPDATQRARLARLPFPATDPVAGGDGPITREWHY; this is encoded by the coding sequence GTGCAGCGACGCACCTTCAACACCGTTCTGGCTGGTCTCGGCCTTTCGCTGGGTCAGGGGCGGGTTCGCGCCGTGGCGGCAACGCCCGTGCGGGTCGAGCATTTCATCCTTCAGCCCAATGGCTGGGTGCCGAACAACCAGACGCTTCCCGTCATCGTCTATCGCAATGCCCTGCCGGTTTCGGGTGACGATCCGGCCAGTGCTTTCGAGGACCTTTTCCAGCGCAATGGCTGGCCGCCGCAGTGGCGTAACGGCGTCTATTCTTTTCATCATTACCATACGATCGGTCATGAAGTGCTGGGCTTTTCCGGTGGTTCCGCGCGGCTGATGCTGGGCGGTCCCGATGCGCGGGAGGTGGCGGTGCGCGCGGGCGATATCGTCCTGCTGCCGGCGGGAACGGGTCATCAGAAAATCACGTCGGACGAGGATTTTGCAGTCGTCGGCGCCTATCCGCCGGAGCAGGGTTTCGACATCGTTCGGGCGGCGCCGGATGCGACGCAGCGCGCGCGACTGGCGCGCCTGCCCTTCCCGGCGACCGATCCGGTGGCGGGAGGCGACGGCCCCATAACCAGAGAGTGGCACTATTGA
- a CDS encoding NADPH-dependent F420 reductase, translated as MKRLTRRGTLKALAGACLVASVPVARAAPSLRIGIIGAGHVGSTLGGLWVKAGYHVMFAAQSLDQPRDVAQSLGPLASAGTPAQAAAFGDVVFLAVPYRAIPSLGPQLSPILRGKTVLDATNPYGFRDGAIARIAATDGAGMTTQRYFPGAHVVRGFNSVDMSSIASEAHRTPDPLAIPIAGNDAAALKQAAELVTAAGFTPVVTGDLASARLFQPGNPGFELERDAAGLRAALHVSP; from the coding sequence ATGAAGCGATTGACCCGCCGTGGAACCTTGAAAGCGCTGGCCGGCGCATGTCTCGTCGCCTCCGTGCCGGTCGCGCGTGCCGCGCCGTCGCTTCGGATCGGTATCATCGGCGCGGGGCATGTCGGCAGCACGCTGGGTGGTCTGTGGGTGAAGGCCGGTTATCACGTCATGTTCGCCGCGCAGTCACTGGACCAGCCGCGTGACGTGGCGCAGTCTCTGGGGCCGTTGGCCTCGGCTGGCACGCCGGCACAGGCGGCGGCGTTTGGCGACGTGGTGTTCCTTGCCGTGCCGTATCGCGCCATTCCGTCGCTGGGGCCGCAACTCAGCCCGATCCTGCGTGGCAAGACGGTGCTGGATGCGACCAATCCCTATGGCTTCAGGGATGGCGCGATTGCCCGGATTGCGGCGACGGATGGCGCTGGCATGACGACCCAGCGCTATTTCCCGGGCGCGCATGTGGTGCGCGGTTTCAACTCGGTGGATATGAGCAGCATCGCGAGTGAGGCGCATCGTACGCCCGACCCGCTTGCCATTCCGATTGCGGGCAATGATGCCGCGGCGTTGAAGCAGGCCGCCGAACTGGTGACGGCGGCCGGGTTCACCCCGGTCGTGACGGGCGATCTGGCGAGCGCGCGGTTGTTCCAGCCCGGCAATCCGGGTTTCGAGCTCGAAAGGGATGCTGCCGGATTGCGGGCGGCGCTTCACGTATCGCCATAG
- a CDS encoding FUSC family protein, with amino-acid sequence MSYWRMPFRIAWLDVPALKRIIVPFFSLNSLMPGTDRVLLAQGIVSSLTLVSAVCVFGPKLGPSALFGAMIAQWEADRPLRARLGCALLVGGIMTGTMALGVLIAPYPFLTVPVVVAFILLMTTGYYSFVLTRGPGPLQLFYAVAIGSYLGQFGSIGWQVTDITACAVAVAGVLAVVAMVFAPHGPEERAVAQAEQSVAVFVRGVNETMSARVRSAERHTAYAAVNRGWLTLRAAGRGLWGRRQAHVDRMIAANRRLSLRIVQDAYPHVDPDDVGFSTPALRGRPTWWWLVRANFHRDSVAWFTAGRVGLAGGIAGGLTQVFGLGHPYWAILSATLILHRWIGRLATTTRALHRAVGTLLGLGLVAAVLSFHPDAWDIIAIVVICIIAQNFLVQRNYALGIVFVTPMALLSIEVAGQAGPLSRLMSDRLTETVIGATVAILVTWSTGLHRPRDMMRARFRRSLRAIRQVLGCLVRAEAAAPVGIHARVVLQYELLTTLAVLTQAAEDDPSLVSWHDVEVALADLGYAALSACWLRDARALVSPQAALADLEALSERLCLTNDMPAALRELTRALGGVRARLAMRPAS; translated from the coding sequence ATGTCGTATTGGCGCATGCCCTTTCGGATTGCGTGGTTGGACGTCCCGGCTCTCAAACGCATCATCGTGCCGTTCTTTTCACTGAATTCTCTCATGCCCGGCACGGACCGGGTCCTGCTGGCGCAGGGCATTGTCTCGTCGTTGACGCTGGTATCGGCTGTATGTGTGTTCGGGCCGAAACTCGGGCCATCGGCCTTGTTCGGGGCGATGATCGCACAATGGGAGGCCGATCGTCCGCTTCGTGCCCGGCTGGGCTGTGCGCTGCTGGTTGGCGGCATCATGACGGGGACGATGGCGCTGGGCGTTCTGATCGCGCCTTATCCCTTCCTGACAGTGCCGGTCGTGGTGGCGTTCATCCTGCTCATGACGACGGGTTATTATTCCTTCGTTCTCACGCGCGGGCCGGGGCCGCTGCAACTCTTCTACGCCGTGGCCATCGGCAGTTACCTGGGGCAGTTCGGCTCGATCGGCTGGCAGGTCACGGACATCACGGCCTGTGCGGTCGCCGTGGCGGGTGTGCTGGCGGTGGTGGCGATGGTTTTTGCCCCGCACGGTCCGGAAGAGCGCGCGGTCGCGCAGGCGGAGCAATCGGTTGCGGTGTTCGTGCGCGGGGTGAACGAGACGATGAGCGCGCGCGTGCGTTCGGCCGAGCGGCATACCGCTTATGCGGCGGTCAATCGTGGCTGGCTGACGCTGCGCGCGGCTGGCAGGGGGCTGTGGGGACGTCGACAGGCACATGTTGATCGCATGATCGCCGCCAACCGCCGCCTGTCCCTGCGGATCGTGCAGGACGCCTATCCGCATGTCGATCCGGACGACGTGGGTTTCAGCACGCCGGCCCTGCGCGGGCGACCGACATGGTGGTGGCTGGTGCGCGCCAATTTTCATCGTGATTCCGTGGCGTGGTTCACGGCCGGGCGGGTCGGGCTGGCGGGCGGCATCGCCGGTGGGCTGACGCAGGTGTTCGGGCTGGGTCATCCCTATTGGGCGATTTTGTCCGCGACCCTGATCCTGCATCGCTGGATCGGTCGTCTGGCGACCACCACGCGCGCGCTGCATCGGGCGGTCGGCACGTTGCTGGGTCTGGGTCTGGTGGCCGCTGTCCTGTCGTTTCACCCCGATGCATGGGACATCATCGCCATCGTCGTAATTTGCATCATCGCGCAGAACTTCCTCGTGCAGCGCAATTATGCGCTCGGCATCGTCTTCGTGACGCCGATGGCGCTGCTCTCCATCGAGGTGGCCGGTCAGGCGGGACCGCTGTCGCGCCTGATGTCCGACCGGCTGACGGAGACGGTGATCGGCGCGACGGTGGCCATCCTTGTGACATGGAGCACCGGCCTGCACAGGCCGCGCGACATGATGCGCGCGCGCTTTCGGCGCAGCCTGCGGGCGATCCGCCAGGTTCTGGGCTGTCTCGTCAGGGCGGAGGCGGCAGCGCCCGTCGGCATCCATGCGCGTGTCGTGCTGCAATATGAACTGTTGACGACGCTGGCCGTGCTGACGCAGGCGGCGGAGGACGATCCTTCGCTCGTATCGTGGCACGATGTCGAGGTGGCGCTGGCGGATCTTGGTTATGCCGCCCTTTCCGCCTGCTGGCTGCGGGACGCGCGGGCGCTGGTGTCACCGCAGGCGGCGCTGGCCGATCTGGAGGCATTGTCTGAAAGGCTCTGCCTGACGAATGACATGCCCGCAGCGTTGCGGGAGTTGACGCGCGCATTGGGCGGCGTCCGTGCCCGGCTGGCCATGCGCCCGGCTTCATGA
- a CDS encoding purine-nucleoside phosphorylase, producing MTMKHALAACLFLLTAPVAWSAPAPLAPRVIVVAGWENGADTGDAPGEYQDWVEREHLDTVVPVRGGPDKPILRRNAEGVYGLVLRNGATDLMTLALDPHFDLHKTYWIFTGISGVDPNVASVGSVAWARWVVDGDAMREVDDRDIPKDWPYGLYAIGADRPNALPVDANHYGSVTDVAQLTKAYPLNQGLARWAFALSRQAAMVDDPAIAARRAAWKGFPNAQKAPFVMMGETLGARRYWHGASRNRWAEDWVRLWTRNQGTFVMTNEESQTNQGEMRLLASRGFIDADRVMVLRSASNFDMPPPGVPITQSMGDEGPGQNVAFDNNERAGAPVVQALIAHWPRYRDHIPTAD from the coding sequence ATGACGATGAAACATGCCCTCGCCGCCTGTCTGTTTCTCCTGACCGCGCCGGTGGCGTGGAGCGCGCCCGCGCCGCTTGCGCCCAGGGTCATTGTCGTGGCCGGTTGGGAAAACGGTGCGGATACGGGTGACGCGCCGGGCGAATATCAGGACTGGGTCGAGCGCGAGCATCTCGATACCGTCGTGCCGGTGCGCGGCGGGCCGGACAAGCCGATCCTTCGCCGCAATGCCGAGGGTGTCTATGGTCTGGTTCTGCGCAATGGCGCCACCGACCTGATGACGCTGGCGCTTGATCCGCATTTCGATCTGCACAAGACCTACTGGATCTTCACGGGCATTTCCGGCGTGGATCCGAATGTCGCCTCCGTCGGCAGCGTGGCGTGGGCGCGCTGGGTCGTGGATGGCGACGCCATGCGGGAAGTGGATGACCGCGACATTCCGAAAGACTGGCCGTACGGGCTTTATGCCATCGGGGCGGACCGGCCGAACGCCCTGCCCGTCGATGCCAATCATTATGGCTCCGTGACGGATGTCGCACAGCTCACCAAGGCCTATCCGCTCAATCAGGGGCTGGCGCGCTGGGCTTTCGCGCTGAGCCGACAGGCGGCGATGGTGGACGATCCGGCGATTGCCGCGCGCCGGGCCGCGTGGAAGGGTTTCCCCAACGCGCAGAAGGCGCCTTTCGTGATGATGGGCGAAACGCTGGGCGCGCGTCGGTACTGGCATGGCGCGTCGCGCAATCGCTGGGCGGAGGATTGGGTCAGGCTCTGGACCAGGAACCAGGGCACATTCGTGATGACGAACGAGGAGAGCCAGACCAACCAGGGCGAGATGCGCCTGCTGGCATCGCGCGGTTTCATCGATGCGGATCGCGTGATGGTGCTGCGTTCGGCCAGCAATTTCGACATGCCGCCGCCGGGCGTGCCGATCACGCAGTCCATGGGCGATGAAGGGCCGGGGCAGAACGTGGCTTTCGACAATAACGAGCGCGCGGGTGCGCCGGTCGTTCAGGCGTTGATTGCGCACTGGCCGCGTTACCGCGACCATATTCCGACCGCCGACTGA
- a CDS encoding ComEC/Rec2 family competence protein, whose translation MSEGSAPGAIGFDPLSPGAPWTLALAPSRWTQDFLAQGRRLVSWLPVGWGLGAIAYFLPRSEPGFLTAAGLLAVGLILTIRGWHAFWPRCLGLALCVLALGFLDMRWCAHRQAPMPALPSRAVVLSGDVRSVVVMSPRMDGDAPGRRIVLDRAVFETGVDIGMMPMRRALRLRLRDDDAVDLRPGAHVRLRALLRPPPFPALPGGRDAQRIAWFDGSAGGGYALGDVRVLSQGRAPLLEGLRERIAGIVQAALPGQSGAIAATLLAGETGGLSVGTRDDFAAAGLAHLLAVAGLHLGLVMGCVIATLRFAMAAWPWIALRWPCKEIACSIGLAGGAGYVLLTGAHLPAIRALGMAGLATLALLLGRRPLSLRSLSLVVWAILIVAPQDVLDVSFQMSFAAVLALIAGYDELRDPLMRLRGDGRFARVALSHLVALGLTSLLAGAATLPVSLAHFGMLQPWFVLANLVAVPIAAVWIMPCGLLALLAMPLHLAGVPLGLMGAGIRVVMHLAHGVAGLPLASRAVPMMPGWGLLLYLLGLCWLCLWKGPARCLACVPIVVALAAPWMAARPDVLIAPDAGAMAVRMGSVLAMGPVSGLDRQVVSDWMQATALPVTPLSGCAGGLCRVGSVLLRPDDRRDGSVLPPGDACRGVGLFVSQSPAREACPQAVAIDRFSVWRDGAYAAYAMPGGWRVVSDRAWRGARLWVPAPGGHGMPNLPMAVAE comes from the coding sequence ATGTCGGAGGGTTCGGCACCCGGCGCGATCGGATTCGATCCGTTATCCCCGGGCGCGCCGTGGACGCTGGCGCTGGCGCCGTCCCGCTGGACGCAGGACTTTCTTGCCCAGGGCCGACGGCTGGTCTCATGGCTGCCGGTCGGCTGGGGTCTGGGTGCGATCGCCTATTTCCTGCCGCGATCGGAGCCGGGTTTCCTGACCGCCGCCGGTCTTCTGGCGGTCGGGCTGATCCTGACGATCCGGGGCTGGCACGCGTTCTGGCCGCGCTGTCTCGGGCTTGCGCTCTGCGTGCTGGCGTTGGGCTTCCTGGACATGCGCTGGTGCGCGCATCGTCAGGCGCCGATGCCCGCCCTGCCCTCGCGCGCCGTAGTGTTGAGCGGAGATGTGCGGTCGGTCGTCGTGATGTCGCCACGCATGGATGGTGACGCGCCGGGACGACGCATCGTGCTGGACCGTGCGGTGTTCGAGACCGGCGTCGATATCGGGATGATGCCGATGCGGCGGGCGTTGCGTCTGCGGTTGCGGGATGACGATGCTGTCGATCTCCGGCCCGGGGCGCATGTGCGGTTGCGCGCCCTGCTCCGCCCCCCGCCCTTTCCTGCCTTGCCCGGCGGGCGGGATGCGCAACGCATCGCATGGTTCGACGGCTCGGCGGGAGGCGGCTACGCGCTGGGCGATGTTCGTGTTCTGTCGCAGGGGCGCGCGCCTCTGCTGGAGGGCCTGCGCGAGCGTATTGCCGGCATCGTGCAGGCCGCCCTGCCCGGCCAGTCCGGTGCGATTGCCGCGACGCTTCTGGCGGGCGAGACCGGGGGGCTTTCCGTCGGCACGCGCGACGATTTCGCCGCTGCCGGGCTGGCCCATCTGCTGGCGGTGGCCGGGCTGCATCTGGGGCTGGTCATGGGGTGTGTCATCGCCACGCTGCGATTTGCGATGGCGGCCTGGCCGTGGATCGCCCTGCGCTGGCCGTGCAAGGAGATCGCCTGTTCCATCGGGCTGGCGGGCGGTGCGGGATATGTGCTTCTGACCGGTGCGCATCTGCCCGCCATCCGCGCGCTCGGCATGGCGGGGCTGGCCACGCTGGCCCTGTTGCTCGGGCGGCGGCCGCTTTCCCTGCGCTCGCTGTCGCTAGTTGTCTGGGCCATTCTGATCGTCGCGCCGCAGGATGTTCTGGATGTCTCGTTCCAGATGTCCTTTGCCGCCGTTCTGGCGCTGATCGCCGGCTATGACGAATTGCGCGATCCGCTGATGCGCCTGCGGGGCGATGGGCGGTTCGCGCGCGTTGCGTTGTCGCATCTCGTCGCACTGGGACTGACGAGCCTGCTGGCCGGCGCGGCGACGCTTCCCGTCAGTCTGGCGCATTTCGGCATGCTGCAACCATGGTTCGTGCTGGCCAATCTTGTCGCCGTGCCGATTGCGGCGGTGTGGATCATGCCGTGCGGGCTTCTCGCCCTGCTTGCGATGCCGTTGCATCTCGCTGGCGTGCCGCTGGGTTTGATGGGCGCGGGCATCCGCGTGGTCATGCATCTCGCCCATGGCGTGGCGGGATTGCCGCTGGCCTCGCGCGCGGTGCCGATGATGCCGGGGTGGGGCCTGCTGCTTTACCTGCTGGGGTTGTGCTGGTTGTGCCTGTGGAAAGGTCCGGCGCGTTGCCTGGCCTGCGTGCCGATCGTTGTGGCGCTGGCCGCGCCGTGGATGGCGGCGCGGCCGGACGTGCTCATCGCGCCGGATGCGGGTGCCATGGCGGTGCGCATGGGCAGCGTGCTGGCCATGGGGCCGGTCAGCGGGCTGGACCGGCAGGTGGTGTCGGACTGGATGCAGGCGACCGCCCTGCCCGTCACGCCGCTTTCCGGCTGTGCCGGGGGCCTGTGCCGTGTGGGATCGGTTCTTCTGCGCCCGGACGATCGGCGGGATGGCAGCGTGCTGCCGCCCGGGGACGCTTGTCGTGGCGTGGGCCTGTTCGTCAGCCAGTCGCCGGCGCGGGAGGCGTGCCCGCAAGCTGTCGCGATCGACCGGTTCTCCGTCTGGCGGGACGGCGCGTATGCGGCCTATGCGATGCCGGGTGGCTGGCGCGTCGTCTCCGACCGGGCATGGCGCGGCGCGCGGCTCTGGGTGCCGGCGCCCGGTGGGCATGGCATGCCGAATTTGCCGATGGCCGTGGCGGAATAG
- a CDS encoding LysR substrate-binding domain-containing protein gives MKDLNDLYYFAQVVRHGGFAAAARATGIQKSLLSRRVRLLEDRLHTLLIQRSSRHFSVTETGRAFFDRCTAILQEAEAAEQAIAQLQSEPCGVIRVSCPVTLLNFQFAALFARFIARHPAVTLELDSTNRRVDPREEELDLAIRVRFPPLEPENLVMRVLDSSTQCLVAAPSLVPSPLPSPADLTSLPSLDFNTGPASHGWNLEGPDGETAMIFHEPRLITDNMTALREAALIGIGVVQLPTMMVWQDVQEGRLVQVLPGWRPRAGTVHAIFPSRRGLSPAVRALLDFLATECAAQRRTISLALEDRLSDAASP, from the coding sequence ATGAAGGATCTCAACGATCTTTATTATTTCGCCCAGGTCGTGCGCCATGGCGGTTTCGCCGCCGCCGCGCGCGCCACTGGTATCCAGAAATCGCTCCTCAGCCGACGCGTGCGCCTGCTTGAGGACCGGCTGCATACCCTGCTGATCCAGCGATCCTCCCGCCATTTCAGCGTGACCGAAACCGGTCGCGCCTTCTTCGACCGCTGCACCGCCATCCTTCAGGAGGCCGAAGCGGCGGAACAGGCCATCGCACAGCTGCAATCCGAACCCTGCGGCGTCATCCGGGTAAGTTGTCCCGTCACGCTGCTGAACTTCCAGTTCGCCGCGCTCTTCGCCCGCTTCATCGCCCGTCATCCCGCCGTGACCCTGGAGCTGGACAGCACGAACCGCCGTGTCGACCCGCGCGAGGAGGAGCTCGATCTCGCCATCCGCGTGCGTTTCCCACCGCTCGAGCCGGAAAACCTCGTCATGCGGGTGCTGGACAGCAGCACGCAATGCCTGGTCGCCGCGCCGTCGCTGGTGCCCTCGCCACTTCCGTCGCCGGCGGACCTCACCAGCCTGCCCAGCCTCGATTTCAATACCGGCCCCGCCAGCCACGGCTGGAATCTGGAAGGGCCGGATGGCGAGACCGCGATGATCTTCCACGAACCGCGCCTGATTACCGACAACATGACCGCCCTGCGGGAGGCCGCGCTGATCGGCATCGGCGTCGTGCAGCTTCCCACCATGATGGTCTGGCAGGACGTGCAGGAAGGACGTCTGGTGCAGGTTCTGCCCGGATGGCGACCCCGCGCCGGCACAGTCCACGCGATCTTCCCGTCGCGACGGGGCCTGTCGCCCGCCGTCAGGGCACTTCTCGACTTTCTGGCGACGGAATGCGCCGCCCAGCGGCGGACCATCTCCCTTGCTCTGGAAGATCGCCTTTCCGATGCCGCCAGTCCGTAG
- a CDS encoding pirin family protein — protein MQKKILGRYGNDRGHWVGDGFPVRSLFSYNTFGEHLSPFLLLDYAGPHVFRPTESRRGVGEHPHKGFETVTIVYDGELEHRDSSGGGGVIGPGDVQWMTAGNGILHEEFHSAAYARTGGEFRMVQLWVNLPAKDKGTPAAYQTLHAAEIPAVSLPDDAGRLRIVAGSYAGRQGPARIFSPLNVWDGTLHEGAQVTLELPEGHNTAIVSLEGRLIVNGVEELDNAQFALLGRDGTAVTLQAAQAASFLVLTGAPLNEPIAGHGPFVMNTREEIRQAIEDFSNGRFGHMTAA, from the coding sequence ATGCAGAAGAAAATTCTCGGCCGCTACGGAAACGACCGCGGCCACTGGGTCGGCGACGGTTTTCCGGTTCGTTCCCTGTTTTCCTACAATACGTTCGGCGAGCATCTGAGCCCGTTCCTGCTGCTCGATTACGCGGGTCCGCATGTGTTCCGGCCGACCGAAAGCCGCCGTGGGGTGGGAGAACATCCCCACAAGGGCTTCGAGACGGTGACGATCGTCTATGACGGCGAGTTGGAGCACCGCGATTCCTCCGGTGGCGGTGGTGTCATCGGGCCGGGCGATGTGCAGTGGATGACGGCGGGCAACGGCATCCTGCATGAGGAATTCCATTCCGCTGCCTATGCGCGGACGGGGGGCGAATTCCGGATGGTGCAGCTCTGGGTCAATCTTCCGGCGAAGGACAAGGGGACGCCTGCCGCCTATCAGACGCTGCACGCCGCGGAGATTCCCGCTGTTTCGCTGCCTGACGATGCGGGCCGCCTGCGCATCGTCGCGGGGTCGTATGCGGGGCGTCAGGGACCGGCGCGGATTTTCTCGCCGCTCAATGTCTGGGACGGCACGCTGCATGAGGGTGCGCAGGTCACGCTTGAATTGCCGGAGGGGCACAATACGGCCATCGTCTCTCTCGAGGGGCGGTTGATCGTCAATGGCGTGGAGGAACTGGATAACGCGCAGTTTGCCCTGCTGGGCCGGGACGGCACGGCGGTCACGCTCCAGGCTGCTCAAGCCGCCAGCTTTCTTGTGCTGACCGGCGCGCCGCTGAACGAGCCGATTGCCGGTCATGGTCCGTTCGTCATGAACACCCGTGAGGAGATCCGTCAGGCCATCGAGGATTTCAGCAACGGTCGTTTCGGTCATATGACGGCCGCCTGA